A stretch of DNA from Pagrus major chromosome 22, Pma_NU_1.0:
ttatagaaaacctggatagtaattgtgcagtaagacgctcagtggtggagacgtttaagtcatgtgaccgtgatgtcgtctgtttgtagcctagcattagctttttactgctacacatttaatttacacttcaaacatcagagtggagttcatctgtggagattatctggtgaacagaacctggacggATCAGAAACTAAAATCcagttcaataatcccacagaggaaccagagagaTGCTAACTGCAGTTAGCTGCAGAAACATGACATCACTACAGCTCTCTGTTACCAACATGAgaatgatgtcacttcctgtttcacctCCACATCATTTCTGTACtttgatgtgatgatgtcacggAGAGCAGATCcacattcaaacacagacactaAAACATCAGCAAACAGCTGGAGGCTTAACGAGCTGCCTCGTTAGAGCTCTGACatcacagagtgtgtgtgtgtgtgtgtgtgtgtgtgtgtgtgtgtatgacaaaTATAAATGAGCTCAGTTACTGGAGGCGGAGACTGCCAAGTGTCACATGACCGGCATGTGTTTGATCACCTGGTGACCTCAGCTGTGTTTCAGGTGGGAGACAGAGACGACTCCAACCTGTACATCAGCTCCAAACTGAAGGCTGCAGCCGAGGTCAGACCCACGCGTCACTGTTAGCACGATGCTAGCTCCTGCTGAGATGTTAGTTTGAGTTCACATGTTGATATAATATCAACAGAACATTATTGATCGAGTCTCTGCTCCTCAGATTGGAATCGATGCGAAACACGTGAGGCTGCCGAGCTCGGCGACGCAGGACGAGGTCGGTGAAGAGCCCGcagatgatgacatcatccagcgGTGACGAAGGCTGtgactgtttcctgtttcctgtcgtCCTGCAGGTGCTGCGGAGCATCATGTCTGTCAACGAGAACCCGTCCGTCCACGGTCTGATCGTCCAGCTGCCTCTGGACTCTGTCAACCCCGTCAACACCGAGCTCATCACCAACGCCGTCTCTCCAGAGAAGGACGTGGACGGGTCAGTCTCCGCAGGAAGtccgtcttcttcttcatggTTCTGCTAACACTTaactgtcctgtgtgtgtgtgtgtgtgtgtgtgtgtgtgtgtgtgtgtgtgtgtgcagtctgaGCTGTATTAATGCAGGGAAGTTGTCTCGAGGTGATCTGAACGACTGTTTCATCCCCTGCACCCCCAACGGCTGCATGGAGctcatcagacagacaggtcacacacacacgcgcacgcacgcacgcacgcatgcacgcacacacacacgcacacacagtaaATGTACACACATGTAGAGAGGCTGTTTAtctaaatataaacacatagACTAACTGCATGGAGCTAACTCACggtctccatggcaacaaaGCATCATGGGAACTGTAGTTCAGTAACATGATGTGATCTCCAAACAGAAATAACCAATCACAGGTATCTCACCTGTCACTTCATGTTCCTGTGTAGGCGTGTCCGTGGCGGGAAAACATGCCGTTGTGATTGGTCGCAGTAAGATCGTTGGAGCACCAATGCACGACCTGCTGCTGTGGAACCACGCCACTGTGACCACCTGTCACTCAAAGACACCTGACCTACCTGAGCAGGTGACGTCACACGAATCTACACTGactgttgatgttgatgttgatgttgatgttggtaTAAATCTATTTTCAAACTGCAGGTCAGGGCCCTGAGAAACTAACtcagtgtgtttcctgtctgtgtgatgatgcgtttcctgtctgtgtgatGTCAGGTGGGCCGGGCTGATATCCTGGTTGTGGGGGCGGGGCGAGCAGAGATGGTGAGAGGAGAGTGGGTGAAGGAGGGAGCCGTGGTCATCGACTGTGGAATCAACCACATACCAGGTACCTCACCTGTgtcctgtgtcctcacctgtgtcctcacctgtctcctgtgtcctcacctgtgtcctcacctgtgtcctgtgtcctcacctgtgtcctcacctgtctcctgtgtcctcacctgtgtcctcacctgtgtcctgtgtcctcacctgtgtcctcacctgtctcctgtgtcctcacctgtgtcctcacctgtgtcctgtgtcctcacctgtgtcctccactgtgtcctgtgtcctcacctgtgtcctcacctgtgtcctgtGTCCTTTGTGTGTGACCTTCGACCCCTCTGACAGACGAGACGAAGGCTAGCGGTAAACGAGTTGTCGGAGACGTCCACTACGCCTCAGCCAATCAAAGAGCAGGATTCATTACACCTGTTCCAGGGGGGGTGGGGCCGATGACGGTGGCCATGCTCATGGAGgtaaaaaagtttttgttttgttaattaaaCTGAAAAGTAAGTGATTGAGCACATTTAGATGAATAAATAGTGAAACGTTCCATGATTTATTAATTACAGAAACAGACCTGAAATCAGTGAATGACTTCAGAGTCGCAGGAGGAACGTTCAGTGTTTCCTCGTTAACAGCTGAAAGTTTCAGTCATCACGTCTGCAGCTGATTGGTCGACAGAACAACTGATCACAAATATGAGCGTGAACATCAGGTCTCATCAACCAATCAAATCATCACTTCACTTTAAATATTCATCACTTGATGTTTTGtgtaaaagtcacattttactACTTCAGGAAACAACAAGGATTCAACAATGCTGCAAACAAGATGGCTGCCTGTTACCCAGCATCCTTTGTGCTCCGGGGGGGCCTAATTAAAGGGACAGTGCCACCTTGTGGCCTCAGTGACAGTTGCATCATTCACCTGTTGTCTGGTTTCTGATGAGTGATTGAGTGAATGAGTGTCTGGTGTcatgtgaagctgctgctgggaGCACGTGTGACCTCACAGTTAATGAGTCATTGATGAGGTTATTAATCCTGACTTGATGATGATGGAgtcaacgtgtgtgtgtttgctttcagAACACGGTGCTGAGCGCTCAGCGTTTCCTCCTCAACCATCAGCCGACCAGGTGAAACACAACGACGCCGCAGGAAACACTCGCAGGTAAAACTTCATGATGTCAGAGAAAAATTACAACCCAGAACATCTGATGTTCATTTCATCTTCAAGAGAAATGAATCCATAAACATTTCTATTagtattgttattgttattattgttattattattagtattgttattattattattgttattagcTCAGAAACTGATGACTGTAATGAGTCACTGAGACACAGTGGAGCcccctgcacacagacacacagacacacacacagacacacagacagacacacacacagacagacacacagacacacagacacacagacacacagacagacacacagacacacagacacacacacagacacacagacagacagacagacagacacacacacagacagacacacagacacacagacacacacacagacacacacacagacacacagacagacagacagacagacagacacacagacagacacacagacagacacacagacagacacacagacaggtgaacagctgttcatgtttacttctctttgtttttcttctctttaactgttttaatttgttaatCAGTGTTTAATGAGTTTCTCTGCTGAGACTTCGTCTCTCCACACTGAtgtcaataaagtttcatttgAACTTGATGTGGTCTCATTGAAGGGTTCTGACTAACAGAGAGGAGACGATCTGATCCAAACTGCGGAGAAACAAATGTTCACACATCCAGAAGATTAAATTGGGCCGGCTGCCTGTCAGGCTGAACTCAGGGCAGTTGAACCTCTGAGCAACAAACAGTCTTCGACCTTTAAACTTGACTGTTTGTTCAAGTCGTCTCCAAGGAAGACGTGACGGCTGTTTCCTGCTGTGGACTGAAGTTGACATGATGTGACCAAATATCTGATCAACATATTGATTATTGATGAAATCTGATAATGAGTTTAACGGACAAATCATTGAttcaacaaatgtaaataaaatataatcataAAATAACGTTTACATTTCAGTTCTTTGTTATTTTATAAACAGTTTCACTTCAGTCTGTTTGTGCTTCATGTCAAGCAATAAAGTTTACAGTTCGACATCTGAACATATTTCATTGATTATTcatttgtatgtttatgttaaaaagGTTCAAAACAGCCGAGTCAAAAACAgattgttttcttcatgttacATCATGTGACTGATGATGGgaaataaacatcacatctTAACCATAAAACCGTCACCAAAACATTTAATGATCGACtgagaaaaatcaataaaggttGAACATCTTCCTGTTGAATGTAgagctgatttgtttttgaacGTCACTGATGATACTTCACGTTATCATGATTTTCATTTCAGActgtaaatgaattaaaaacGTGTCGTCGGATCACCTTCACGCTGATTTAGAGATAATCACAGCTGGCGATGAGTGACAGCTGTGTGATGTCAGCAGACAGTCGTTAATTAAGATGATTGATAGTTGGTTTGATTCCTGAAATAACTCTGAGAGTCTGAAGCTTCTCTGCAGATTATCTCTGTAATGACTTCATAACACTGTCAACAAAAAGATGATCTCACCAGTTTGTTTCTTTAGTCtcacttgtttcagtttcttttgaTTCTTcaggatgaaaaatgtttttattttgtcgaTTTTCTCTGAAGAGTTTAAATGTTGCAGAACTTTAACACACCTTTATTCAAAATAGGTTCActcatttttcatctttttcttcttctgtggtaaaaataaattaagcaaataaaaaaagtttttatgcagtttgatttgatttgatttgatttctctTTCAAGTCATAATATGAAACTAAAACGTGTCTGAAGAACATGCGAGAACACGTGTTTATTTTAGACACTTCAGATTGTACAGAATGATTCatgcaaacaaatcaaatctaCTGAAAATCACATCACACTTATTAATTAATGCAAATGAGTTGTGAAAAATGGGAAGAATCCGTGAAAAGTCATCACGGTTGCTTCAGTTGAACTGTTCATCAGTTTTTCAGAGACAGAATGCATTTTGATTTATgtggatttaaaaataattcatgaTCAGTAAAgtttaaaatcatcatcaaagtCAGAATGCAGGTTTTGAACCATCAGAGAGCACTGTTGTGTATAAAGAGGTGTCGTCTGCGTACAGACGAGTTGTTTCATTTCTGACTGTTGTAAAGAGAAGAGTGAGTTCTTCCACTGAGACAACAGCTGGATGCATGCAGGCACatctgtcttcttctgtggtggaGGATAAAAACCATcttacacagaaacacatcacgTAAAGGCTCAGTCCACAGATTTTGCACATGAAGTTCAGTTTATTGGTCCATGGTCGGTCAGTGGAAGGCAGCTGGATGTTTAAATTCACTGACAGATGGACCTCTCTCcatgacattttacagttgATGTCATGTGATGATATcatggtgatgtcatcaaatgAGTTTTGATCTCGTCtcaaatttaaactttttttctcagagtcGTCAGCTGCTCAGATCAAAGTTTGTAGTTGATTGAACCTCCTCATGTTCTTGATCCTCTTCATACTCTTGCTCCTCGTCTTCATGCATGATCTCGGCAGCCCGGCGGCTCTCTGTGAACGCAGCCTgagtcactctgctgctctcgGGTCAGCTGATCCACGGCAGCGGTCATGGCCGCTCGGACCAGAGAGCGAGCCGTCTGGAGCAGCTGCCGCTCGCTGTGCTCGaagccgaggaggaggaggaggtggctgTGGTTGTCTGAGGAGGAGTCCTCCcaacactcctcctcctcatcttcctgaCTGACGTCATCTGGAGGAACCAGCTCGATCCGGATGGATGGCCCATTAGTCATTGGCTGAAGGCAGTGTGAGGTCGTCTTCTCTCCACAGTGAAGCTCGGAGGATGGCTGAGATGACATCGTTGAGGATGAAGGATAATCGTCAGCGTCCAGGATGACGGTGGAGGAGTCACAAGAAACCTTGTCTTTCTCTGCAGCCTCCATTAAATCTTCAACAGGAacactgtttgtgtcttcaACAGCCTCACTGTTGGTTTGGATCGGTTCAGATCTGTTGACAGCGTCGCTGATGTCACAGACCAGCagatctgctgctgtttgttctggACTGTCAGTCACCTGGACCTCGGCCTCCACCGTCACCACCTCCACGCTCTCATCAGTCACATCGTTGTGGAGTTCTGACGGTTCTTCTACCTGAGCTACAGGTGAACACGGATCCTCCTCACATGGTGTTGTGTTCTCCATATTCTCCAGACGGACACCAGACgatctgcttcttcttcttctgctgaaaaactttctcactttcttgCGGAGGCTCCTCGAAGGTTCACCATCTGTCTTCTGCTCGTGAGTTTGTCGAACGTTCAACGAGGTCTGGAACCTTTTGAACATCGACCACGTTCTCACAttgaacctcctcctccctttagCCCCAGCAGcgctttcttcttctgtggtgtccAGTGCAGCAGTGCCTGCCTCCTGCAGCGCCACCTCTGGTGGAACACAACTATCATTTGTCTGCTTCTCTGAACgttcctctctgtccttcttTTGCTTCCTgttacaaacagcagcaggtgagaaTCGCCTCCACCACCTGCGTCTgtttaacttcctgtttctgatGTCATCAACCccacctgcagctccacagctcCCCCCGGAGCTCGATTCAGATAAAGATTCACCGTCCATGTTGgcagtttctgtgtgtctctccaCAGCGGCTGAGGTCTTTGTTGAAGAGTTAATCTGGTTTCTGTTGGTGTTGGCCTCAGGTTGGTCCTCCACGGTCCTGGTCCTGGATttccccagcagcagcagcctcggAGGCCCCGTCAGCTTCCTCCTTAAAGTCACTTTCTCCACTCGTTGAACTTCCCCTCCACCCTCTGTCACCATGGCTCGTCTCCACGGTGACGCTAAATGGTTTTTCTGCCTCCTGGAGGCGTTTCAGCTCTTCTGTCCACAATCCTCCGCTGATGAACCATCTGCTGCTGAGATTAAACACCTGGGAACCTGCAGGGCACAAAGACGCAGATTAAACATGTTGATTTATGACACATGGAGCGTTAAACAGAGCAGATATGAGTGTTAACACGTCACCAGAGACGAGACGTTCACTGATCAGTTCCTGCTCAGGTCTCTCAACATGAGTCACATTAATAAGAAAATATGACGATTTTCTCATACGAGCTTAAATTCACTTATTAAAaatcactttggacaaaagcatctgctaaataaacaacaacatgaatctatttggtcttttttattttgatgtgaaataaaaatgcaataaaagcaaaaacaagatttaaagAGAATATTAAACATAAAGTCTACAAACATTGTGACGATCACTGTGATGAAGTTACTAAACTACTGAAcgacaaaacagaacaaagatgTTTAACTGGTTGTGTtaaaacacagtacaaatatttCACAGAACTTCTTATAGACAGTGTGATAATCCTGAGATGGAGTCAGCTGGTGAACAGAAAGAGCTGGAAGAgttgaaattaaaatgactttcacagtttgtttgtgatgATTGAAGATAAGAACATCAGATTCATATGTTCAGTCCTCACGTTCAGAGACGACCTGACCGACAGTCGGCTGTTATCTGCCTCTTTTTACAGAGGTCTTTAGTTTCTGTTCTTATTCTGTGACCTGTGAACAGGATCAGTCAGAAAGTCTCATTAATGAAATGTatcgtcatcgtcatcatgACAGGAAGAAATC
This window harbors:
- the LOC141017832 gene encoding C-1-tetrahydrofolate synthase, cytoplasmic-like isoform X2, with amino-acid sequence MLSLAALSLRLGASGCRGSRRFLATVVSGNKTSKLVRERLQTEVEKMKSHFSGFRPALVVLQVGDRDDSNLYISSKLKAAAEIGIDAKHVRLPSSATQDEVLRSIMSVNENPSVHGLIVQLPLDSVNPVNTELITNAVSPEKDVDGLSCINAGKLSRGDLNDCFIPCTPNGCMELIRQTGVSVAGKHAVVIGRSKIVGAPMHDLLLWNHATVTTCHSKTPDLPEQVGRADILVVGAGRAEMVRGEWVKEGAVVIDCGINHIPDETKASGKRVVGDVHYASANQRAGFITPVPGGVGPMTVAMLMEKQT
- the LOC141017832 gene encoding C-1-tetrahydrofolate synthase, cytoplasmic-like isoform X1 encodes the protein MLSLAALSLRLGASGCRGSRRFLATVVSGNKTSKLVRERLQTEVEKMKSHFSGFRPALVVLQVGDRDDSNLYISSKLKAAAEIGIDAKHVRLPSSATQDEVLRSIMSVNENPSVHGLIVQLPLDSVNPVNTELITNAVSPEKDVDGLSCINAGKLSRGDLNDCFIPCTPNGCMELIRQTGVSVAGKHAVVIGRSKIVGAPMHDLLLWNHATVTTCHSKTPDLPEQVGRADILVVGAGRAEMVRGEWVKEGAVVIDCGINHIPDETKASGKRVVGDVHYASANQRAGFITPVPGGVGPMTVAMLMENTVLSAQRFLLNHQPTR